In one Cytophagia bacterium CHB2 genomic region, the following are encoded:
- a CDS encoding T9SS type A sorting domain-containing protein codes for MLRDSFAMPFVQNSAKRRIDLCLGLVFLWSTLCFSQNAGSLPSITPASDYLVYYGGWNATKVLQAQYFDLVILDIRSGITPAQVADMRNGLDDLAGTGDDVIVVSYLSIGEDDDGQRAGDGRGPVYWNAQSGSPIYQNRGVASWYVDDADKNGSPDQNGVWGSFYVNAGDSLWQKFVRTKAHGADDIINQWKCDGLFLDTIDTASPWAEYHWTAAGMSQCIARLRDWYPQAVIIGNRGLFYFDPAQTASYAHNIRSYVNAIMFESYYTEWNWSSGSGGVSPYFADNKTYWAQRVNTEAQKSDGFTVLCLDYLNPAQADYQLMLENQVHEAIEVQGWTDAVSSIMLDEIRYDIYHQHTPDLNPPTWSKTVGLRQARVESDQIVVRWNLADDRHLPVNYNLYYSTASPIDFTTATRLLHIEAEAAAGYDLQFAVPGLIDSAMYFFAIRAVDSLGNEEANRVEIGVVFGGTTGVEAAKNPESFRLHQNFPNPFNAGTRIELEVPPSFAEEIVLEIFDVAGGLVQELRHPAASSRRIFFQWNGETLAGKRAGSGIYFYRASRRSGTATRKMVVVQ; via the coding sequence ATGTTGCGTGATTCCTTTGCCATGCCTTTTGTGCAGAATTCCGCCAAGCGGAGAATCGATCTGTGCCTGGGGTTGGTGTTCCTGTGGTCAACGCTGTGCTTCAGTCAGAATGCGGGATCGCTCCCCAGCATCACACCCGCGTCCGACTATCTGGTTTACTACGGCGGGTGGAATGCGACAAAGGTTTTGCAAGCGCAATATTTCGATCTGGTGATCCTTGACATTCGCTCCGGCATTACGCCGGCGCAGGTGGCCGACATGCGCAACGGCCTCGACGATCTTGCCGGCACCGGCGATGACGTCATCGTGGTCAGCTATCTTTCCATCGGCGAGGATGATGACGGCCAGCGCGCCGGCGACGGTCGCGGCCCGGTCTACTGGAATGCGCAATCAGGATCGCCCATTTATCAAAATCGCGGCGTCGCTTCGTGGTATGTCGATGATGCTGACAAAAACGGCAGCCCTGATCAGAATGGCGTTTGGGGAAGTTTCTATGTGAATGCTGGTGATTCGCTCTGGCAGAAATTTGTTCGCACCAAAGCTCATGGCGCAGATGACATCATCAACCAGTGGAAATGTGACGGCCTGTTTCTCGATACCATCGACACCGCCTCGCCGTGGGCGGAATATCACTGGACGGCAGCCGGCATGTCGCAGTGCATCGCCCGCCTGCGCGACTGGTATCCGCAGGCGGTGATCATCGGCAACCGCGGGTTGTTTTATTTCGATCCGGCGCAAACGGCCTCATACGCACACAATATTCGATCTTATGTGAATGCGATCATGTTTGAATCCTATTACACAGAATGGAATTGGAGTTCCGGCAGTGGCGGCGTGAGTCCCTACTTTGCGGACAACAAAACCTACTGGGCGCAGCGTGTGAATACTGAAGCGCAAAAAAGTGACGGCTTCACCGTGCTCTGTCTCGATTATCTCAATCCGGCGCAGGCGGATTATCAGCTCATGTTGGAGAATCAGGTGCATGAGGCCATCGAGGTTCAGGGCTGGACTGATGCGGTATCGAGCATCATGCTGGATGAGATTCGTTATGACATTTATCACCAGCATACGCCCGACCTCAATCCCCCAACGTGGAGCAAAACCGTGGGCCTGCGACAGGCGAGGGTGGAATCAGATCAAATCGTGGTGCGGTGGAATCTCGCCGATGACCGCCACCTGCCGGTGAACTACAATCTTTACTACAGCACCGCTTCTCCAATCGATTTTACCACTGCAACCCGGCTCTTGCATATCGAAGCGGAAGCCGCGGCCGGTTATGATCTGCAATTTGCCGTCCCCGGGTTGATCGATTCAGCGATGTATTTTTTCGCAATCCGCGCAGTTGATTCACTTGGAAATGAGGAGGCCAACCGGGTTGAAATCGGTGTCGTGTTCGGCGGGACGACCGGAGTCGAAGCAGCCAAGAATCCCGAGAGCTTCCGCCTGCATCAGAATTTTCCGAATCCTTTCAATGCGGGCACGCGCATCGAGCTGGAGGTGCCGCCGTCTTTTGCAGAGGAGATTGTTCTGGAGATTTTCGATGTGGCCGGCGGCCTGGTGCAGGAGCTGCGGCATCCGGCGGCTTCGTCGAGGCGAATTTTTTTTCAGTGGAACGGCGAAACTCTGGCCGGAAAGCGCGCCGGCAGCGGCATTTACTTTTACCGCGCCTCCCGCCGTAGCGGGACGGCGACGCGCAAGATGGTTGTGGTGCAGTAA
- a CDS encoding GWxTD domain-containing protein — MNRRLKNLAVGILLFGVAEALPAQETPRSEAEFALPSWSTGALSFVADIYQFEGRGGKTAIEISYAVDLSQFVAQPSPSQSQVLDLGIILREPRGNAVVDVHERQPITLSRDKADGVFSFINLRRFELSPGPMALQVSMRDSVSGREGILNQEFVVRDFGKIFSLSDLMLSAQLQKAQGKSVFEKGGLIVVPLPSRSISVADSLSQLFVYFEINNMKYAPAETSFYGIRYEVHDARQNRVFANTRTHLPKAGNNSSRIEKIPVAGLTPGRYRLSLRVTDLATQQACSAAVDFACTPGPQTEAMVLTMTAEDIQKYFDQIKYVATDRERKIYWQLSDEGKQNFVLEFWKSKDPTPGTPENEFMMEHFRRLAYCREKFPGGLNSDMAKIYIKYGSPMEVSRDVSTAKINRPVEIWTYALDGRREFVFVDRTSDGRYVLVHSNHPAEYSNPNWMEDFAN; from the coding sequence ATGAACAGACGACTGAAAAATCTGGCGGTTGGTATTCTGCTATTTGGGGTGGCCGAAGCCCTGCCGGCGCAGGAAACGCCACGCTCTGAGGCGGAATTCGCCCTGCCTAGCTGGAGTACCGGCGCGCTGTCGTTTGTAGCGGACATTTACCAGTTCGAAGGCCGTGGCGGAAAGACTGCAATAGAGATATCCTATGCCGTTGATCTTTCCCAGTTTGTCGCGCAACCGTCACCAAGCCAATCTCAGGTGCTCGATCTCGGCATCATCCTGCGCGAACCGCGGGGCAATGCCGTGGTTGATGTTCATGAGCGCCAGCCAATTACGCTGTCCCGCGACAAGGCAGACGGAGTTTTTTCATTCATTAATCTCAGGCGATTTGAGTTGTCGCCGGGCCCGATGGCGCTGCAAGTGTCGATGCGCGATTCGGTTTCCGGTCGTGAAGGCATCCTGAACCAGGAATTTGTGGTGCGAGATTTTGGCAAAATTTTTTCCCTCAGTGATCTCATGCTGTCTGCGCAGCTTCAAAAGGCGCAGGGCAAAAGTGTTTTTGAAAAAGGCGGTTTGATCGTGGTGCCGCTGCCGTCACGATCAATCTCTGTCGCCGACTCATTGTCGCAGCTCTTTGTGTATTTCGAAATCAATAACATGAAATATGCGCCGGCAGAGACCTCCTTCTATGGCATCCGCTACGAAGTTCACGACGCGCGACAAAATCGAGTTTTTGCAAATACGCGGACGCACCTTCCCAAAGCCGGCAACAACAGTTCACGGATCGAAAAGATCCCGGTTGCCGGCTTGACTCCGGGCCGCTATCGACTGTCCCTGCGGGTAACTGACTTGGCAACCCAGCAAGCCTGCAGCGCGGCTGTGGATTTTGCCTGCACACCCGGGCCGCAGACGGAGGCGATGGTTCTCACCATGACCGCGGAGGATATTCAGAAATACTTTGACCAAATCAAATACGTGGCCACCGATCGGGAGAGGAAAATCTACTGGCAGCTTTCCGATGAGGGCAAACAGAACTTTGTTCTCGAATTCTGGAAGTCGAAGGATCCGACGCCCGGGACGCCGGAAAATGAATTCATGATGGAACATTTCCGGCGCCTTGCCTATTGCCGGGAAAAATTTCCCGGCGGCCTGAACTCGGATATGGCGAAAATTTACATCAAGTATGGATCACCCATGGAGGTGAGCCGCGACGTTTCCACTGCCAAGATCAACCGTCCGGTGGAGATCTGGACCTATGCGCTGGACGGTAGAAGAGAGTTTGTGTTTGTGGACCGCACCAGTGACGGACGCTATGTGCTGGTGCATTCCAATCACCCAGCAGAGTACAGCAATCCGAATTGGATGGAAGACTTTGCCAACTGA